The genome window GGTCAATCAATATGAAATGGAGAATAGTGAAtctgtttagtttaatttactcTGAAAAAAATATCAGCATTTTAAGTTTTCTTgtgaaaaatgatttatttttcagaaGACAAACTCGACATGCTCTAGATTTTGTCGTGCAAAATGTCCGTATCTACTTTATATGTGAAACAAGTAGAACATGGCACAAGATGGCATGCCAATTTGGACATGGCACGATAACTATTTGACTTCTAACAGCAACAAATGCCTTCCATCAATTATTTCAACTATACCATGCAGTTTTAAATCAACCATTTACATGAGAAGTAACGAGTCAATAATTAATGAAACCAGTAATTCAAAACTTAATAAAACTTGTAATTCAAAAATGCATCCACTAATATTTTTCAGCATACAAACTGTAGAGAATTAACACAAAATTTAGTCCTCGTGTATCCTCAATGTAGATACAGATTAGGAAGAAGTGTCCCTGCCGATTGCACAATTGGTTATGAAAATTCAATTGCTGTTTCCAACATTAGTCTCTTGCATATATGCTTTTGGAACATGCATATGAATTCCCCAGTTACCATTCATGCTTGATGGTACTTATCCTAAAGTTATGCTGGTACTGTTGTTTCTTTTTCAGATGTCTCCCCAAGCGTAAACCGAACAAAACGGCGCACTTTAATGTTCTCTCCAAGTGCAGCTACAGTTTGCTTAACCAAGTCTTTCACTAAAACACTGTCATCCTTAATAAAAGGCTGCTCTAGAAGAGCAAGCTCCCCGAGCCTCTTTAAGATCCTGCCCTCGACAATTTTTTCTCTAATGTTCTCTGGTTTTGAAAGCAGGTCCTCTCTCTGCATTTCAAGTTCCTTTTCTTTGTTCACAATAGTCTCTGGAATATCTTCAATGGATACAAACTGCACCTGTGGGCAGGCCACAACTTGCATTGCAAGATCATCGACCAACTCCTTGAATTTCTCACCTCTACCAACAAAGTCAGTTTCACAGTTCACTTCAATTAGAACGCCGATGCGTGAATCGTGAATGTATGAACCAATTCTGCCTTCAGCTGCTAGCCTGCTGGATTTTTTGTCAGCGGTTGAGAGACCCTTTTTTCTGAGGTACTCTTGAGCCTTTTCAAGGTCCCCTCCAGTTTCAGCTAGAGCTTTCTTACAGTCCATCATCCCTGCTCCAGTTTCTTCCCTCAGTTGCTTAACCAATGAGGCTGAGACTGCTACTGTTGATTGCCTGCAGCAGAATGTTGAACAATTTAAGATTAGCAAAGACATTATGGGCATGTGTGGGTGTGTGCAATGATTATGTCAAGGATAATTCGAAGACAATACATACATGCGCACGTGTGAGACTGTGTGTGCAGGGAAGGTTGGTATAAATACATGCGAGAAAACATATTATTAAACCTATTGAGACAGTTAGTAGTGATGAGTCAGTTGTTTGAATTATTTGTAAAAAGAGAGTAAAATGAGAAAATGCTAGGCATTGCTTCCACCTTTTTGTATATAACTGAGTCGATGCGTAGTTAATGCCATCACCAAGACAATGTCTCCTTCGGCATAATTATGGCAATTATAACTCCTGTTTCTGAATCTTAAATAATGCACATTCCAGTAACTAATCACCcaaatttaacaatttatttactcAATGACAAGAAAGAATTCATAGAACTACTTACTTTGGCTCGGTCTCCTTGGCTTCTGGAACAGCAGGTTGCTCTTTCGCTGGCATAGGTGCTGGTTTTGCTGCAGTTTGTGCTGCTACTTCAGCAGCAAAATCCTGGCTTTTCTTCTCTAAACCCTCTCCAAGGTTGAACCGCACAAACCTCTTAACTTTAATATTTTCTCCAATAGTTGCAATAGTTTGCTTGATGAAGTCCTTTACTGCTACCTTATCATCCTTAATGTAGGACTGCTCGAGCAATGCCAGCTCCTCAAGTCTTTTTCTTATCCGCCCTTCAACAATCTTTGATCTTATCTGCTCTGGTTTTGACAAAAGATCTTCTTTCTgcatttctatttctttttctttgttcacAATTTCCTCGGGAACATCTTCAGTAACAAGATACTCTACTTGAGGGCATGCAGCCACTTGCATGGCTATATCATCGACAAGCTCTTTAAAAATTTCACCTCGTGAGACAAAATCTGTCTCACAGTTTACTTCTACCAAAACACCTATCCTGCTGTCATGGATGTAAGAACCTATCCTTCCTTCAGCAGTGACCCTGCTTGCTTTCTTGTCTGCACTTGATAAGCCTTTTTTTCTAAGGTACTCTTGTGCTTTAATAATGTCCCCACCGGTCTCTGATAGTGCTTTTTTGCAATCCATCATTCCAGCTCCTGTTTCTTCCCGAAGTTGCTTCACAAGTGCTGGTGATATAGTTGCTGCAATCCAAAAAAAAGAGGGGGGCAGATATTTAACTATTAGAAATCCTATGTAAGAatgcaaagaaaaatgaataggATGGAAAACCAAAAAGGTATCAATGAACATAAAGTGTTGTTGGTAACAATTGTCATAATTTAATCCCCAAAGGCAATGCCATTGATCTACTTGGAATTCCAGCCCAGAATTCCCACTGGCAATATAGCAAActtgtgtttatatatatatatatatatatatataataaaaagattgaaaatgAGAAGTGTACAGATTATGTAATGAGCAGTCAAACTACACAAATACAGCAGCTATGCAGCCTCTATTATGTGCTCAACTTCACCCTGACATTTAGATATAAAAACTACAATACATTTATAAATTCAAGTCTTGCTAACATCAGTTTGATGCAGAAAAAtgtgaaatgaaataatatgaaaatcagATGAAATTTAAACCTTTACTCAAGCCTTCTCCTGAAGTAGCGCCAGTTTGTCCATCAGAATTAGATAAACTGTTATTTTCCTCACATGCAATTGCAACCTCTTTGTCTTCAACTTGTGAGGTAAAAGAATTTTCATTCTCTGTGGCAGGAGTTAGTTTTTGTGCTTCTTCTTCAGGATCATCAACGGAGGGTTTTACTACTTCAGTGGCAGAACTTTCAGGAGAAGGAACCTGATCAGTTTCTTCTGTTGCATCTGTTGCAGAGGATTCACAGTTTAAGAGCACTCCTTTTATAGCAGTAgatggaaaaaggaaaaaaaatgccaGCAAGATAAGGCGATTATAAGGTCaactcttttatttaaataaaaactaatagatTGGGATCACAGTGGAAATGAAAGGCATGCAATATCATGTAATATATGAAGATCAATTTTGGGAAACTTGTTAGCAATTCTCATTCATCAGCCAAAATCAACCAGGCAAATAGgaattgaaaagaaattgaagcatAACCTGTAGTCAAGCTTCCCACAGGAGACAACTCGTCACTTTGTCCACCCAAACTAGTATCGCTGTCAATGTTTTCAGTAATAGCTCCAACATCATCATCTGCTTGTGATGCAAaggaaatattatttaataaattaattggaAAGCTCTGGTGCATGCATCTAATTGtgcaaaatatgtttgattttagaCTTACAATCCATATTTctagatgaaaatataaattagaaagaaaagtaGATTGACAGATTTGTATAGCAGAGAGAGTGGGAGATAGATTAAACAGAACCTGCACTTTCTTGGAGAGCTGGTGCACTCGATGTAATATCTGATTCTGTTATTGTATCATTTTTATCAGGGCTAGGTTCAACCACATCACTGTCTGTTAGTACTGCAGCTGCAAACTCTTCAATTGCATCAGGAGTTTGTGATTGTTTCTCATCTTCCGTAACAATTTGATCAACTCCAGTTTCTATTACATTTTCATTAGCTATTTCAACAGGTGTGTCAGTTTTCAAATCGTTTGTGACATCTGTCTGAGTAACTTCTTCAATTATTGGATTTACAGTAGATAGATCCTCTTCAGGAATCAAACTTCCAGAAGCaacctcttcttccttctcaatGGCACTATCTATACCTGTCGTTGGGCTAGAAACATTGCTGACTAGGTTACTTTCATCATCCACAATAGCTGTTGAGGAGCCATTTGTTGCACTGGTTCCCACATTTTCAGAAATATCATCTTCAGCAGAAGGAACATCATCATCTGTCAACTTGCTGCTTTCTGGTTCACCCTGAACGTCAGGAACATCCAATACAGTTTCCCCTTGATTGACAGTTCCCTTAATTTCTTCCGAAGTACTTGCAGTCGTTGGTTTTTGAACCTCATTCTGAGTTTTCTCCCTCTCATCCAAAAAAGAAGCAATATCCTTATTCTTACGAAAAGCCAACACAAAAGGGTTTGTTGCAACATGGACAACCCCATGGTTAAATGTTGAGTCCAATCCTGCAGTATCTTCCTCCTTCTTCATAGTCAATGTTACTTGTCCTCTTGTGATACGCAAAACTCGTACATTAACTTCTTGACCGACTTCCAGCGTAGTGTTCCCCATAACATTATCAAATCCATCATCAGGTTCCTCAGATACAGGTAGAAATCCTTCCTCCCCTTCAGGAAGAGATATAAAAGCACCACTCCTAGCCAAATTCTTCACTGAACCAACCAGTTGCTGCCCTATGGCAAATTTGGTGCTTTTCGTCACATTATCTTTCTTTGAACTGGGTTTTGAACTGTTCCTCTTCCCAGGTCCAGCTTTCTCTGTCTTGACAGGTGCATCTTTACGCTGCTTACCAGTGTCAGCATTTTCACGCATAGAGAGAGAAATACGCTGAGTTTCAGTATTCACTTCAATCAGCTTCACCTTCACTTCTTGACCTACAGAAACAACACTTGTAACATCCTTAACATAGCTATCACTCAACATCGAAATATGAACAAGCCCATCTGTGAAAGCACCAATATCAACGAAGGCACCAAATGGCTGGACAGATTTCACTTTCCCAGTAAAAGTTGCCCCAGGTATCAAATCCTCATTCTTTACAGGAGGCATCTCACTTTTCCTTGCAGGTCTTGAACGTCTACCTTTAGCTGGATCAGGGTTGGCATCAGACTTAGAAGATGAATCTTCACTAATTCCAACTTCATTTGAAGTAATTTCACCAGAATCTTCATCAGCAACAGGACTTGGTTCCTCCACTGTTACATCTGTTTCTGTGGCTGATATGGAGGTGCTAGATTTCTTATGAAAAGAGCGTATTCCTTTGTTTTGTGGAAACGCTCCACTGGCAACAAATGAAGGTAATAGAAATCTCCAAGATGATGATCCAGGTTTTACAGTGCTCCTTGACAAGTTGAATCTTGTTAAAGTGTTATTCTTCCTTGTTGAATAGATGAATACAGGAATAATTGAAACATTGCCAATAGAGCATGGTATTACAGGATTCATGTTGGCTTGAATTGTAAAACTTGAGTTATATATTTTGGGATCAGTTCATCTTTGCCACCTTGACAAAACATATGTAGGATATTAATATCAGTAAGAAATGAGGTAACAAGTTTTTTACCTATGTGGCCtatataatgatatataaataatgaCAGTGGTGGACAAAAATCACTTAAATTGTTCAGCCAGCAAAACTTTACAAATACACAAATCACATTAATAACCTGCTTCAGATATCAGTATCAATTTTCACAGAAACATAAAGCACAATCACATCTTTTACAAATCACGAGTAAATTCTTGACAACATTGCAGTTGAAATGACTCCATGATAACTACCCCACATGAATTTTACTGCAACAAAGACAATCAATGAATCAAGGCTACATGACAAATGCTAGGAGATTTGGTATATCAGGATTTCCATTTAGTGTAGTAGGGGAATTAACATCACAAATGCAGTTTTCAATGATATAAGAATATGTTTGgtttgagaaaatgttttcggtgttcatttcctattttcactaataattataaaaaaatgtgatgtttcaacatttttcctattttcaaAACTCTGTATGCTAAACAGTGAAAACAACACTAAAATTTTACCATTTCCTTTACAGATGTTTGAAAACATGAAACACAGTGAAAACAAGGTAACttaattgtaattattaattaaaaataaaagacaatagaagctaaaaatgttttctttaatCAAAGAGAGGTtggtttttattaaaattatttatccacTCCTGCAATATGATTGGTTGCTTTCATCTTATTGGTTTATTCATACATGATGTTTAGAAGAATTCAAAGCTCCAACTTAAACTATTTCACCTTGATCAAAATCCTAAAGCCATTGAGTTGTTGTATTTCAATATCTGGTTTTGGCAATCCAACTACATAACAAGTTCAGTTATCTCCTTAGTGTCATCAAcgttaatttcaaaataacaaaaacacaaattatCATCCTGTGAAAATTGGCATTTCCATCAGAATGTAACAAGCAACATCACATGTTGAAATTACCTCAACCACAAGTAAATACAATTTGAAAACCCCACCCCACAAATTGTTGTAAGAGTCTAAAATCTAAATCAAGCTTACAAAttgaaccaaaaaataaaattaaaatgaaaaaaaaattcaagtcctTTTAAGTTAAATACACACTACACATGCACATAATTGGCAAGGCCCACGAGTCCTTTtgcaaaactaacaaaattagcTTAGTGAATTAAGCGTATTctgtttcaatttcaagcacACTAAGAACTGAGTCCAAAGTTCAATGAAGCAATTTCAACAGAGTACTGAAAAATCCACAcaatgataagaagaagaagcacgGAGAAAAACAACAACGACCCATCGTAGTTTGAAGCAGAATATGTACCTCGGAAGCTTCAAAAGGCCaaaacgcacacacacacacacacagaaatttcgggagaaaaagaaagaagaaaaggagtGTGAAAAAATGAAGTCTTTGTGGCGAAACACGAAATGTATATGGATGATGAATGATGATAGATAGAGGGTAGAAGTGGAAGGAGGGAAATGAATGGCGAGGCTTTAAATCCTTATCATGAGTTGAGCCAACGTTGTTGTTTGTTTCTCGTATTTGGTTCCAAATTCACGCTGAAGCTGTTCGGCTCATTCGGCTTCGGCTTCAGCCGAATGGGCAACGCTGATAACTGAACAGCGACATGTAATTGGACCTTAGAGCCCAAAACAACAAGCCCCTAGAAAGGACATTGCTACGTGCACCCATGGTTATGATTTTCCCATTTTATCCTTCCATACGAGGCTTAAGGATTAGTTGatccataagttttttttaaaaaaaaaatttaaaaatatgttttacgaattaatttaaaattaatagccCAAAGACGAGTTGAGCCTCTGGTTTTTAGGTTATTAGTAAGACACTCTAACCAACTAAGCTAATAGCTCAATTAtgttgtaaaataaatatttactattaaaattaatttttttgataataaacattatttttatttataaaaaatatacatattaaataattcgtatgagttatgtcaaaattaattgttacaaaatttattatttaaatttacatgcgcattaaatatacattagaaatttttagtgttatatataacaacattatttattttataatataattgggtTATTAGCTCAGTTTGTTAGAGCGTCGTGTTAATAACCTGAAAGTCATAGTTTTGACTCTTGCTTgagccattaattttaaattaatttgtaaaatatatttttgaaaagaattaaaaaaatacttatggaTCAGCTAATCCGTACCGTAAGCTTCATATGGACTAATATGGATTAGTTCATTCGTATGAGGCTTAGATCAGTTGATTCGTAACCCTTTTATGGAAGGATAAAATGGAAAAATCACGAAATTACTGGGTGTACCAGAAATTTCGTTGGGTGCATGTAGCAATGCCCCCTAGAAATTGGGTCTATAGATGGGCTTAGCCCCAAGGCATGTAATTGGGCTTTAGAGTCCAGTTGTGTTCACTATTCACGTATTTTGTCAatcaaaaaatgataatttatgattggatAATAGTGTTTTACACTGGTACATTAAACTCATATAACTAAAAggtcactacaaaaaaaaaataatgtttttcagatggttttttttttccagtcaATCTCAATAAACTGCCacaaatgttataattttaaaaaaacaaactaatgATCACCACCAACTTATATTACATGTGTCACTTAAGTGTAATAGAGAATAATTTTACCAATCaccaatttaaaaattttgagtatatttttttaattctattttaacaGGCTttacaatatattattattattttttaaaaaattgaaactcaaTAGTGTAGACCTTTGCTACGATAAAATACCAGCACCCAAACTCCAACTCTCATTTAGGGTTAGAAGTTCTTCATAGTGTCGAAACATGGTGGATTCCCAAACTCCAACTCTCATTTTTGATTTAGGGTTCTTCATAgtgttcttttctattcttaatGTGATTTACAAACTCTAATATAGTTATGTGCCCAAAGCGCTTATATTCTCTTTCTGACAGATGTGGAATCGTTGACGCAATATTTTTCTTACAGATTAGGTAGTGTTCATGCAACTCTGTTTTGTTAAGATATGCTTTTCTGGCAGTATCAATAAATAGAGCTATAAACCATGAGATTCAAGTAGAGGGGAGGAAATAGAGGGGTTTCTTGAATGTTATTTGTGACAAAATTACATTGCTCAAACTTAAGGGAAAATTTCTTGCTCAATCTTAAGGGAACAATAAATAAGTTGTTACTAGAAATTAAGGAGCAAATTTTCTGCTATAGACGAGGTTGTCTTTTACATGGCTAGTTAATTATCCTAAATAATTGTTGTTgctaatcttataaaaaaaatcataatctcGCATAGCCCATAGATCTAATATGTTATTGAAGGAATTATGATATGTTTTGTTTCTCAGAGGCTATAAGAATGTCTACTTTGCATAATTTAGATATACTCAAAcatctatttaattaatatcttaTTCTGTTATGAATTTTCAAAGTTTTGCAATGtgatgtatttatattttagttagtGGCAATGTAGGTTTCTAAGATGATGTAACTTGTCCTGATTAAATAATgacttccttcaattttgttgtCTCCTCTCACAAAATTACTCTTCTCTATATGAACTAATATCTTATTACTTTGTTGCAAATTTCACCTTACTTTGGTTATGACTGCAGCAATATGCTGCTGGATGATGTAAGTATACGTTTGATTTGCaagttcttttaattttcatagAGTTAGAATAGGAATTGCTACATTGTACAAGTTTTGTTCCTGAGCTTATTGCCCCAACAAGCTATTGATCAAATAGAAAAGGAATACACTAAAAACtaagttttcattttttccctAAATGGATAACTTCTTTGGCTGAATGTGTCCATAATCAGTTTCATTGAAGTTATTTGTGTACCTGTACTTTTACTCTCCATGACCATGAATTTGGAATACTTTTTAGTTGAATTATGTGTGTTGTGTAATAGTACCAAACAAAAGTAATTGAAGAGGAATAGGTGGACTTTTCAAAATCAGGATATGTTTAGGCATACCCATGCCTTTGGTGCTTTACTTTGGTTGTAAGATGAGACTTTTTGCTGCCATATTTCACAAGGAGACCAAAGGATATATGATGGGAAGCTTTGGCTTGTGCTTGATACGTAAATTGACTGTGATATAAATTGTAGTGATGTTAACAGGAAATGCATAACAACTTCTGCAACAACATGTTGCTGGATGATGTAAGTACACATTTGATTTGcaagttcttttaatttttcatggaGTTAGTATAGGAATTGTTGTACTGTGcaagtttttatatttattttgaaatttgaattttcaaatgatttgcaaaaaGGAGTgggttcatttttaaataattttttatgatccAAATCACTCTCCCCTATTGGATTAACACTTTTGCTTAAGAATGATGCTActgttagtttttaaaaatataaaaatagtataattagaaaaatagattattttatgAAACGGTTAAATAGTAAATAAGAGGACTAGTAAGACAATGGACTTGAATTTGGAAGGAAAAGGCCTCTAGCTATTACTGATGTTTACAATTGATttggaaggaaaaaatatatgatttcatAAGAAATTCAAGGTTctggtaatgtttttttttttataatttacctAGGATTCTTTTCCTTGGTGgtataaattctaaaattaattaagatgttCCTTGGTGAcataaattctaaaattgaaagAGCATGCATAAGTATAGAGGCAATGAGACATGaaagttttgtttttctcaaattcaaaaaaaaaaataatctagtaTATGGTGTTTTAGAATCTAGCTCCCTTACCCTGCCACTCATTTTCTCTCTCATGATCAATTGGCTTCACTTCTCCCAACTACAAAATGGGGGACcataaataaggaaaataagtaATCTTTTGGAGATATCATAATCTAATCATGGTAAATTCCTTACAAGTTTAATTATGCTTTCTATGC of Glycine soja cultivar W05 chromosome 1, ASM419377v2, whole genome shotgun sequence contains these proteins:
- the LOC114417938 gene encoding uncharacterized protein LOC114417938 isoform X3 produces the protein MNPVIPCSIGNVSIIPVFIYSTRKNNTLTRFNLSRSTVKPGSSSWRFLLPSFVASGAFPQNKGIRSFHKKSSTSISATETDVTVEEPSPVADEDSGEITSNEVGISEDSSSKSDANPDPAKGRRSRPARKSEMPPVKNEDLIPGATFTGKVKSVQPFGAFVDIGAFTDGLVHISMLSDSYVKDVTSVVSVGQEVKVKLIEVNTETQRISLSMRENADTGKQRKDAPVKTEKAGPGKRNSSKPSSKKDNVTKSTKFAIGQQLVGSVKNLARSGAFISLPEGEEGFLPVSEEPDDGFDNVMGNTTLEVGQEVNVRVLRITRGQVTLTMKKEEDTAGLDSTFNHGVVHVATNPFVLAFRKNKDIASFLDEREKTQNEVQKPTTASTSEEIKGTVNQGETVLDVPDVQGEPESSKLTDDDVPSAEDDISENVGTSATNGSSTAIVDDESNLVSNVSSPTTGIDSAIEKEEEVASGSLIPEEDLSTVNPIIEEVTQTDVTNDLKTDTPVEIANENVIETGVDQIVTEDEKQSQTPDAIEEFAAAVLTDSDVVEPSPDKNDTITESDITSSAPALQESADDDVGAITENIDSDTSLGGQSDELSPVGSLTTDATEETDQVPSPESSATEVVKPSVDDPEEEAQKLTPATENENSFTSQVEDKEVAIACEENNSLSNSDGQTGATSGEGLSKATISPALVKQLREETGAGMMDCKKALSETGGDIIKAQEYLRKKGLSSADKKASRVTAEGRIGSYIHDSRIGVLVEVNCETDFVSRGEIFKELVDDIAMQVAACPQVEYLVTEDVPEEIVNKEKEIEMQKEDLLSKPEQIRSKIVEGRIRKRLEELALLEQSYIKDDKVAVKDFIKQTIATIGENIKVKRFVRFNLGEGLEKKSQDFAAEVAAQTAAKPAPMPAKEQPAVPEAKETEPKNRSYNCHNYAEGDIVLVMALTTHRLSYIQKGLIICFLACIYTNLPCTHSLTRAHVCIVFELSLT